From one Microbulbifer sp. A4B17 genomic stretch:
- a CDS encoding 4a-hydroxytetrahydrobiopterin dehydratase — translation MTELAQQQCEACRADAPLVSDDELPGLLRQIPDWTPMTRDGIMQLERVFKFRNFKQALAFTNRVGAIAEEVGHHPALLTEWGKVTVTWWSHEAKGLHKNDFIMAARTDEQVDAA, via the coding sequence ATGACCGAACTAGCTCAACAACAATGTGAAGCCTGTCGTGCCGATGCACCGCTGGTAAGTGATGACGAACTGCCAGGGTTGCTGCGACAGATCCCCGATTGGACACCCATGACCCGTGACGGAATCATGCAGCTGGAACGTGTGTTCAAGTTTCGTAATTTCAAGCAGGCTCTGGCCTTTACCAACCGTGTCGGTGCTATTGCTGAAGAGGTGGGGCACCACCCGGCACTGTTGACTGAGTGGGGTAAGGTCACTGTGACCTGGTGGAGTCACGAGGCCAAGGGCTTGCACAAGAATGACTTTATTATGGCTGCCCGTACTGACGAGCAGGTAGACGCAGCCTAG
- a CDS encoding OsmC family protein: protein MSEYTSTVVWKRDEQIFTDNQYSRAHTWQFDGGASIPASSSPHVVPIPYSVVENVDPEEAFVAALSSCHMLFFLSIAAKRGFVVDEYCDEAIGIMDAGEDGRIAMTKVTLRPLVHFSGDKQPSREQLEKIHQLSHKQCFIANSVKTEVAIEVQ, encoded by the coding sequence TTGTCCGAATATACTTCAACGGTAGTCTGGAAACGCGACGAACAGATTTTCACCGATAACCAGTACAGTCGCGCCCATACCTGGCAATTTGATGGTGGAGCATCCATCCCCGCCTCCTCTTCCCCCCATGTTGTACCTATTCCCTATTCAGTAGTTGAAAACGTTGATCCAGAAGAAGCTTTTGTAGCGGCTCTGTCCAGCTGCCATATGTTGTTTTTTCTCTCAATCGCGGCCAAACGGGGTTTTGTGGTAGATGAATACTGTGATGAGGCCATTGGAATTATGGATGCAGGAGAAGATGGTCGAATTGCTATGACTAAAGTAACCTTACGTCCTTTGGTCCACTTTTCTGGTGACAAACAGCCCAGTCGAGAACAGCTGGAAAAAATACACCAGCTTTCCCACAAGCAGTGTTTTATTGCAAATTCGGTAAAAACTGAAGTGGCGATAGAGGTTCAATAA
- a CDS encoding GNAT family N-acetyltransferase has translation MYTIIEKVAPTEDFLRLREITGLTPRTRKAAEKGLPNSLYGIHIKRQSETIAMGRVVGDGALNFEIVDVAVDPRFQGAGLGRQVMEHIMSYLDREALPSAYITLMADVPELYKKFGFELSRPNTEGMHLIK, from the coding sequence ATGTACACAATTATTGAGAAGGTAGCGCCGACTGAGGATTTTCTCAGGTTGCGGGAGATAACCGGCCTGACCCCGAGAACTCGTAAAGCAGCGGAAAAAGGTCTCCCAAATAGCTTGTACGGTATTCATATAAAAAGGCAATCAGAAACTATTGCCATGGGGAGGGTAGTAGGTGATGGAGCGTTAAATTTTGAGATAGTGGATGTCGCCGTCGATCCAAGATTTCAGGGCGCAGGCTTGGGGCGCCAGGTGATGGAACATATTATGTCATATCTGGATCGAGAAGCGCTCCCTTCAGCATATATCACTTTGATGGCTGATGTTCCCGAGCTCTATAAAAAGTTCGGGTTTGAACTGAGTCGCCCAAATACCGAGGGAATGCACCTGATCAAATAA
- a CDS encoding NUDIX domain-containing protein — protein sequence MLDHTVDSFNCVTLKLEDYSATENQFLIELVATIEVSRVNKRKLIWVTLQDALTRFIPIFLKHGFTFHSCRDSATRLVLKLQGNAYVPFSPTHTVGVGGFVYCDGQLLCVQGHNTSSSPKLPGGTVDLGEKIADAVIREVYEETGVSCEFSSVLGFATRFPTNYGYTDIYFVCELTALSRDISITDTEEIKHASWVDIDHYLNGGHVSSFNRHVAEMSLEKLGLKKVSQDSYQDPFTKQEIYWSNA from the coding sequence ATGCTTGATCATACAGTTGATTCATTTAATTGCGTTACGTTAAAACTGGAAGATTATTCTGCTACAGAAAATCAATTCTTGATTGAATTGGTTGCCACTATTGAAGTATCCAGGGTTAACAAGCGGAAGTTAATCTGGGTAACTCTCCAAGATGCACTAACCCGGTTTATACCAATATTCTTGAAGCACGGATTTACATTTCACAGTTGTCGGGATTCAGCTACGAGGCTGGTACTTAAGCTACAGGGCAATGCATATGTTCCATTCTCTCCAACCCACACCGTTGGAGTTGGAGGATTTGTATATTGTGATGGGCAGCTGCTGTGTGTTCAGGGGCACAACACATCATCCAGCCCGAAATTACCGGGAGGAACGGTTGACCTGGGTGAAAAGATAGCCGATGCGGTGATTCGTGAAGTTTATGAGGAAACCGGTGTGTCTTGCGAGTTTTCCTCGGTACTGGGATTTGCGACCCGATTTCCCACGAATTATGGCTATACGGATATCTATTTCGTTTGTGAGTTGACCGCATTGAGTCGGGATATTTCAATAACGGATACTGAAGAAATTAAGCATGCGTCTTGGGTAGATATTGATCACTATCTCAATGGGGGGCATGTTTCATCGTTCAACAGGCATGTAGCTGAAATGTCCCTGGAAAAGTTGGGATTAAAAAAGGTCAGTCAGGATTCTTACCAAGATCCTTTTACCAAACAGGAAATATATTGGAGTAATGCTTGA
- a CDS encoding thermonuclease family protein, protein MKRLLIMAALSTATQAAPLTNYEVIDGDTVHGYVNNEYVKIRLNCIDAPETNPNTQAYGPEATQTLSYLLSLGSVDFESTGKDIYGRETGYLYVNGYSINQEMVIRGAAWNYEYYCGSEFELEQEFAYYYGLGLWSDSEAKDPYCFRKNLDYDYCYYNPESNLILDD, encoded by the coding sequence ATGAAAAGACTACTTATCATGGCGGCCTTATCCACTGCGACCCAGGCCGCTCCGCTGACAAACTACGAAGTAATTGATGGCGATACGGTTCACGGCTATGTCAATAACGAATACGTAAAAATACGTCTCAACTGCATTGATGCCCCAGAAACCAACCCCAATACCCAAGCCTATGGCCCCGAAGCCACACAAACCCTGAGCTATCTATTATCACTGGGATCTGTTGACTTCGAATCAACGGGGAAGGATATCTACGGTCGGGAAACAGGTTACCTCTATGTGAATGGCTACAGTATTAATCAGGAAATGGTTATACGGGGAGCTGCCTGGAATTATGAGTATTACTGCGGCAGTGAATTTGAGCTGGAACAGGAGTTTGCTTACTACTATGGCCTGGGACTGTGGTCTGATTCTGAAGCTAAAGATCCCTACTGCTTCCGCAAGAACTTGGACTATGATTACTGCTACTATAATCCAGAGAGCAATCTCATCTTAGACGATTAA
- a CDS encoding TlyA family RNA methyltransferase codes for MTRLDQLLVQRKLANSRTHAKKLIDAGRVMVSDGGILQPARKAGQSIPEDCALEVTPLPEDQYVSRAGLKLAAILDQTGLNPSGWLALDVGCSTGGFSDCLLQRGAASVVGVDVGRDQLAQKLLDDPRMHLFEGINARHLEASQIAPHGDIGFDAIVMDVSFISQALILPQLPALLKPSGQLLSLVKPQFEVGPEGIGKGGLVRDTKYYPEVRERITALCEELGLEVKEYIDSPIKGGDGNREFLLWANLHQA; via the coding sequence ATGACCCGATTGGATCAACTGCTCGTACAGAGAAAACTGGCCAACTCCCGCACCCATGCGAAAAAACTGATTGATGCCGGAAGAGTCATGGTGTCCGATGGGGGCATCCTCCAGCCGGCACGCAAGGCTGGGCAGAGCATCCCGGAAGATTGCGCCCTGGAAGTGACTCCCCTGCCTGAAGATCAGTATGTCTCCCGAGCGGGCCTGAAACTGGCCGCAATCCTCGACCAAACAGGGCTCAATCCCTCTGGCTGGCTCGCACTGGATGTGGGCTGCTCTACCGGTGGCTTTAGTGATTGCCTCCTTCAGCGCGGAGCAGCATCGGTAGTCGGTGTAGATGTAGGGCGAGACCAGTTGGCGCAAAAGTTACTGGACGACCCCCGTATGCACTTATTTGAAGGGATTAACGCACGCCACCTGGAGGCCTCCCAGATTGCGCCACACGGAGATATTGGCTTTGACGCCATCGTTATGGATGTCTCCTTTATTTCCCAGGCACTAATCCTGCCGCAGTTACCCGCTCTGCTAAAACCATCGGGACAGCTCTTAAGTCTGGTCAAACCCCAATTTGAAGTCGGCCCCGAAGGAATTGGTAAGGGAGGCTTGGTTCGAGATACAAAATACTACCCGGAAGTGCGCGAGCGTATCACTGCTTTATGTGAAGAGCTTGGGCTTGAAGTAAAAGAATATATTGACAGCCCAATAAAAGGTGGCGATGGCAACCGGGAATTTTTGCTCTGGGCAAATCTTCACCAAGCCTGA
- the nhaA gene encoding Na+/H+ antiporter NhaA produces MAKSVLDKFKIRKGKVFEAPLEGAFGRLVTPFEEFIHRQSSSGILLMLSALAALIIANSPLQEAYKHLLHMPISLSAGNWEFSLSVHHWINDGLMAIFFFLVGLELKREFMVGELSDLRQAVLPVMAAIGGMVVPALIYASFNAGSGAERGWGIPMATDIAFAVGCIALLGNRVPRAVVTFLVALAIVDDLGAILVIAIWYTEQVNVTALIAAGCLVVIMWLLKAAGVRSSPAYVFVGVLLWYEFYLAGVHATIAGVITAMALPAKPKYDPVAFSTFVKDIIRSFDRCFRPGDKIIANDALRARVMALGNGVNLAQSPLQRMETRLHIPVGFVIIPIFALANAGIPFDSFTSSSAVINPVTLGVIAGLVIGKLVGIVGATWIGWKLGWGKLPKSANFQHIIGVALLGGIGFTMSIFIAELAFSSEYELLIQAKAGILLASVIAGVAGFLVLRNTPVADEFEVHGEGEPLNEEGNGTLREGEVEQQPSRQG; encoded by the coding sequence ATGGCAAAAAGCGTTCTGGATAAGTTCAAAATTCGCAAGGGGAAAGTCTTTGAGGCGCCACTTGAGGGTGCGTTTGGACGCCTGGTTACTCCCTTTGAAGAATTTATCCATCGCCAAAGCAGCAGTGGTATTTTGCTGATGCTATCCGCGTTGGCGGCATTAATTATTGCTAACTCCCCTTTACAGGAAGCCTACAAGCACCTGCTCCATATGCCCATCAGCCTCAGTGCTGGTAACTGGGAGTTTTCGCTTTCCGTGCATCACTGGATCAATGATGGCCTGATGGCAATCTTCTTCTTTCTGGTGGGTTTGGAATTAAAACGGGAATTTATGGTGGGGGAGCTGTCCGATCTCCGCCAGGCGGTGCTTCCGGTGATGGCGGCCATCGGCGGTATGGTGGTGCCGGCGCTGATTTATGCCTCTTTCAATGCGGGGAGCGGTGCTGAGCGGGGCTGGGGGATTCCCATGGCTACGGATATTGCATTTGCAGTTGGTTGTATTGCCCTCTTGGGGAATCGGGTGCCCCGTGCGGTGGTTACTTTCCTGGTAGCGCTTGCGATCGTGGATGACTTGGGCGCAATTCTGGTTATTGCGATCTGGTATACCGAACAGGTGAATGTCACGGCTTTGATTGCGGCCGGTTGTCTGGTAGTCATTATGTGGCTGCTAAAAGCTGCGGGGGTTCGCAGTTCTCCGGCCTACGTATTTGTCGGTGTGCTGCTCTGGTACGAGTTCTACCTGGCGGGGGTACACGCGACTATTGCCGGGGTAATTACAGCAATGGCACTGCCGGCCAAGCCCAAGTATGACCCGGTAGCTTTTAGTACTTTTGTGAAGGACATTATTCGCAGTTTTGACCGTTGCTTCCGCCCGGGAGACAAAATTATTGCCAATGATGCGTTGCGCGCCCGAGTGATGGCCTTGGGCAACGGCGTCAACCTGGCGCAGTCGCCATTGCAGCGAATGGAAACCCGCCTGCACATACCGGTGGGCTTCGTGATAATACCCATTTTTGCCTTGGCCAATGCCGGTATTCCATTTGATAGCTTTACCAGTTCCTCGGCTGTAATAAACCCTGTCACTCTGGGGGTGATTGCCGGTCTGGTTATTGGCAAGCTCGTGGGTATTGTTGGCGCTACCTGGATCGGCTGGAAGCTGGGCTGGGGCAAGCTGCCCAAGTCAGCTAACTTCCAGCACATTATTGGTGTTGCGCTTCTTGGGGGGATTGGCTTCACTATGTCGATCTTTATTGCCGAGCTGGCGTTCAGTTCTGAGTACGAGCTATTGATCCAGGCTAAGGCCGGTATCCTGTTGGCGTCCGTAATTGCCGGAGTGGCTGGATTCCTGGTGTTGCGCAATACACCGGTAGCCGATGAGTTTGAAGTTCATGGGGAGGGGGAGCCCCTGAATGAAGAGGGGAACGGTACCCTCAGAGAGGGGGAGGTAGAGCAGCAGCCCAGCCGCCAGGGTTGA
- a CDS encoding MmcQ/YjbR family DNA-binding protein — MQKGTLRKYLLSRPEAIEDFPFGPDVAVFKIKGRMFATLSCYRGVDASNLKCDPDEAQALRDIFSGVIPGYHMNKKHWNTVLLDGTVPDYEIERMADRSYGLVVKGLRKVERESLELAYGAETLYR, encoded by the coding sequence ATGCAAAAAGGCACTTTGCGAAAGTACTTGCTGTCACGACCGGAAGCTATTGAGGATTTTCCTTTTGGTCCAGATGTGGCGGTATTTAAAATTAAGGGGCGCATGTTTGCTACCTTAAGCTGTTACCGCGGAGTGGATGCCAGTAATCTCAAGTGTGACCCCGATGAAGCCCAGGCGTTAAGGGATATCTTTTCCGGTGTTATTCCGGGGTACCATATGAACAAGAAACACTGGAATACCGTGTTGTTGGATGGCACAGTGCCGGATTATGAGATTGAGCGCATGGCCGACCGCTCCTATGGCTTGGTGGTTAAGGGGCTTCGCAAGGTTGAGCGAGAGTCGCTAGAACTGGCCTATGGTGCAGAGACGCTCTACCGTTAG
- the trxA gene encoding thioredoxin, whose protein sequence is MNEFIVDVTAENAQQILIEESMKRPVVVDFWADWCEPCKQLMPVLEKLANEYSGQFLLAKVNADNEQMLAGQLGVRSLPTVMVLKDGQPVDGFAGVQPESQIREMLDKYLPKPWDIKLQQAQALIGEDKVAEALPLLRQAYTESSERTDIAKQLAAILLDQNRVQEAETVLNKILLADQDAEYQQLMAQLELKQQAAETPEIQALQKALEENPADSDSAYQLAVQYSQANRHEEALQLLLDILRKDMGFADGAAKQTFLDIVKSLGAGDPVATQYQRKLMTMMF, encoded by the coding sequence GTGAACGAATTTATTGTCGATGTAACGGCAGAGAACGCCCAGCAAATTCTTATTGAAGAGTCTATGAAACGCCCGGTGGTGGTGGACTTCTGGGCCGACTGGTGTGAGCCGTGCAAACAGTTGATGCCGGTGTTGGAAAAGCTGGCCAATGAATACAGCGGTCAGTTTTTATTGGCAAAGGTCAACGCCGATAATGAGCAAATGCTGGCTGGTCAACTGGGTGTGCGCAGCTTGCCCACAGTAATGGTTTTAAAAGATGGCCAGCCGGTAGATGGGTTTGCCGGTGTGCAACCGGAGTCGCAAATTCGCGAAATGCTGGATAAGTATTTGCCGAAACCTTGGGACATAAAGTTGCAGCAAGCACAGGCGCTAATCGGTGAAGATAAAGTAGCGGAAGCCCTGCCTCTGTTGCGTCAGGCTTATACGGAATCGTCTGAACGCACTGATATCGCTAAACAACTGGCTGCTATCCTGCTGGATCAAAACCGTGTCCAGGAAGCTGAGACTGTGCTCAATAAAATCCTGCTGGCAGATCAGGATGCGGAATACCAGCAGCTGATGGCTCAATTGGAGCTGAAACAACAGGCAGCAGAAACTCCAGAGATTCAGGCTCTGCAAAAGGCGCTGGAAGAAAACCCTGCGGATAGCGATTCTGCTTATCAATTGGCAGTGCAATACAGCCAGGCCAATCGCCATGAAGAAGCATTGCAATTATTGTTGGATATTTTGCGTAAAGACATGGGCTTTGCCGATGGTGCTGCCAAGCAGACGTTCCTGGATATTGTAAAGAGCCTGGGGGCTGGCGACCCTGTTGCCACTCAGTACCAGCGCAAGTTAATGACTATGATGTTTTAA
- a CDS encoding YqfO family protein — protein MYKLCVYIPESHLETVKQALFSVGAGRIGDYDSCCWQVLGTGQFRPLQGSQPFIGESGQVETVVEYRVEMVCPDESVDAALDALRTAHPYEEPAFDLWRLDDRCSGAG, from the coding sequence ATGTATAAGCTCTGTGTTTATATTCCCGAGTCTCACTTGGAAACGGTAAAGCAAGCACTCTTTTCCGTGGGTGCAGGACGTATTGGTGACTACGATAGTTGCTGTTGGCAGGTTCTGGGAACGGGACAGTTCAGGCCGTTGCAGGGGAGCCAGCCATTTATTGGTGAGTCGGGCCAAGTCGAGACTGTGGTGGAATACCGTGTGGAGATGGTTTGTCCCGATGAGTCAGTGGATGCCGCTCTTGATGCATTGCGAACAGCGCATCCGTATGAAGAGCCGGCGTTTGACCTCTGGCGATTGGATGATCGCTGCAGTGGTGCCGGCTAA
- a CDS encoding NUDIX hydrolase — MKFCSQCGSNAVTLSIPKGDDRPRHICGNCGAIYYINPRVIVGVIPYVGDKVMLCKRAIQPRMGLWTLPAGFMESGETSEEGALRESWEEARASIRVDDLYSVYDIPHINQVYMMYRGELTDLNFGPGPESLEVELFREDEIPWREIAFPIMHRTLEHYFEDTRMGQYQLHRGVINRKL, encoded by the coding sequence ATGAAATTTTGCAGCCAATGCGGCAGTAACGCCGTAACACTTTCCATTCCTAAGGGTGATGATCGCCCCCGCCACATCTGTGGCAATTGCGGCGCCATTTATTACATCAACCCCCGTGTTATTGTCGGGGTTATTCCCTACGTCGGCGATAAGGTGATGCTGTGCAAGCGTGCCATACAACCGCGCATGGGGCTTTGGACCCTGCCCGCCGGTTTTATGGAAAGCGGAGAGACCAGTGAAGAAGGCGCCCTGCGGGAATCCTGGGAGGAAGCCCGGGCCAGTATTCGCGTGGACGACCTCTACTCCGTCTACGATATTCCCCATATCAATCAGGTCTACATGATGTATCGGGGCGAATTGACCGATTTGAATTTCGGACCCGGGCCAGAATCGCTGGAAGTTGAACTATTTCGCGAAGACGAAATTCCCTGGAGGGAAATTGCGTTTCCCATCATGCACCGCACTTTGGAGCACTATTTCGAGGATACCCGCATGGGCCAGTATCAGCTGCACCGCGGAGTAATCAATCGCAAACTGTGA
- a CDS encoding efflux RND transporter periplasmic adaptor subunit: MLKYKGGIYPAMARFFLFGLALLVLCACGGKGEEEKAPPPPPVEVLVVREEPVIPRFEFVGRVEATDEYQVRPRVQGYIQSRNFTEGETVQKGQLLFEIDPRPFIAELANQRATLEQSQASLRVAERNFQRGRRLVATGAISQVQMDELEGNFEEAESQVDANRAKVQSAELDLSYTKVYAPLTGRIGRTDFPVGSLVGPNSDPLATIVKMDPIYVLFEVPEEQLYAVQVDSQRRQREGLSPTRLDVRIELPDGNYYPHKGKIVFIDNQIDPNTGSVAVRSLFPNPEQLLVQGQFARVSISVFTGSDALRPLVPQSAVMEDMQGRYVFVLGKDNIAEKRYLTLGQREGELWAVDRGLAAGESVIVNGLQRVVAGQPVTPQNTPRDPYDVEAPPAPPAERSGTPATGSGTTNNQGKRDLPVTDEGAVPASPESEGHDDDYK; the protein is encoded by the coding sequence ATGTTGAAGTATAAAGGCGGTATCTACCCTGCGATGGCGCGTTTTTTTCTGTTTGGACTAGCGCTTCTTGTCCTTTGCGCTTGTGGTGGTAAAGGCGAAGAGGAAAAAGCGCCACCTCCCCCGCCAGTAGAAGTATTGGTTGTCAGGGAGGAACCTGTTATCCCCCGCTTTGAATTCGTCGGGCGGGTAGAAGCAACCGATGAGTATCAAGTCCGCCCACGAGTGCAAGGGTATATCCAGAGTCGCAATTTTACCGAAGGGGAAACCGTCCAAAAAGGACAGTTATTGTTTGAAATTGACCCGCGCCCTTTTATTGCCGAATTGGCGAATCAGCGCGCCACCCTGGAACAATCCCAGGCCTCCCTGAGAGTTGCTGAGAGGAACTTCCAGCGTGGCCGCCGCTTGGTGGCCACGGGGGCTATCAGCCAGGTACAGATGGATGAGCTTGAAGGTAACTTCGAGGAAGCGGAATCCCAGGTTGATGCTAATCGCGCCAAAGTTCAAAGTGCTGAACTGGACCTTTCCTATACCAAAGTCTATGCGCCATTGACCGGGAGAATTGGCCGCACAGATTTTCCGGTGGGTTCTCTGGTGGGGCCAAACTCTGACCCGCTCGCCACCATAGTAAAAATGGATCCTATTTACGTGCTGTTTGAAGTGCCTGAAGAGCAGCTTTATGCGGTGCAGGTGGATTCCCAGCGGCGGCAGCGAGAGGGTTTAAGCCCAACCCGCCTGGATGTACGTATTGAGTTACCCGACGGTAATTACTACCCCCATAAGGGCAAAATCGTATTTATCGATAATCAGATCGATCCCAATACCGGGTCGGTAGCGGTGCGCTCCCTGTTTCCCAACCCCGAGCAATTGTTAGTGCAGGGTCAGTTTGCCAGAGTGTCTATTAGCGTTTTTACGGGCAGTGATGCCCTTAGACCTCTGGTGCCCCAGTCGGCGGTTATGGAGGATATGCAGGGACGTTATGTCTTCGTTCTGGGCAAAGACAATATTGCTGAAAAGCGCTATCTGACCCTGGGGCAGAGGGAAGGGGAGTTGTGGGCTGTAGATCGGGGGCTCGCTGCAGGAGAGTCTGTGATCGTCAATGGATTACAGAGAGTCGTCGCGGGACAGCCGGTTACACCGCAAAACACACCAAGAGATCCGTACGATGTTGAAGCGCCACCGGCCCCGCCCGCCGAACGCAGCGGTACTCCCGCAACAGGTTCTGGCACTACAAATAATCAGGGTAAGAGGGATTTGCCGGTAACTGACGAGGGGGCAGTACCGGCAAGTCCTGAATCTGAGGGGCATGACGATGACTATAAATAG